Below is a window of bacterium DNA.
TCGGCGTGGGACATGCGCGCGTCGGCCCGCACGACCACGGCCAGCTCGCCGGTCGCGCTCAGGGCGCGGCGGTTGCGCAGCACGGGTGCGATCTGGTCGGGCCCGTCGAGCACCTGGTCGTCGACGGCCACCTGGCCGTCGGAGCCGACGGTGATCGCGACGTAGCCCGTCTCCTCCAGGTCGCGGGTGCGGGCCTGCGGCAGGTCGACCTCGAGGTCGGCCACCGACAGCATGGGCGCCGTCACCAGCAGGATGATGACCAGCACCAGGGCCACGTCGATGATCGGCGTGACGTTGATCCGGGTCAGCAGGGGTGCCGATTGCACCAGCGGTTCTCTCATGTCGTCCCCTCAGTTGCGGGCCACGGCGATGCCCATGGCCCCGCTGAGCTTGGTGATGTCGAGCACCTGCACGAAGGTGCCGTGGCTGACGCCGTCGGCGCACCGGACGGCGACCTGCTTGTCCGTGGCCAGCGCGATCAGGGGCGCGATGGTCGCCGGCAGATCGGCCACCGGCACGACGAGGTCGTTCACCCGGACCTCGGCGTCCGAGAGGATGCCGACCTCCACGCGCGGCACGAGCCCCGCTTCGGAGACCTCGGTGCGGGCCGTGCTCGTGCGGCCCAGCTCGAAGCTCGCCTCGAAGGCCAGCGGCGTCGCCAGCAGCAGGATGATCACCAGCACGAGGGAGACGTCGATCAGCGGCGTCATGTTCACCTCGGCGAGGGGACCATCCTCCTGCGGCGTGCGGTTCCAGCGGAAGCGGCTCACGTCAGCTCCCCACCGCGACGGCCACGTCGCGCGCGACGGCCTTGCCGGCGGCGCCAGCGGCGCGGATGACCTCGGCGACCTCGGCCGCGGCGCCGGCGTCGTGTTCGCGCAGGGCCACGCACAGGCTGCGCGTGTGGTTCTCCGCCACCGTCAGCATGGTGTTCATGCGCCGGTTGAAGTGGTTGTAGAGCATGACCGCGGGCACGGCGATGACCAGGCCCGCCGCCGTCGTCACGAGGGCCTCGGCCACGCCGGCGGCCACCACCGAGGGCGACGCCGCGCCGGCCGCGCTCATGGCATGGAAGGCCCGCATGATGCCCCACACCGTGCCGAGCAGACCGATCAGCGGCGCGATGGCCGCCATGGTGCCCAGCAGGCCGGTGTTCCGCTCGAGCAGCAGTTTCTGCTGGCTGAGGGCCACCTGCATGACCTCCTCGGTCTCGGCCGGCGCGCTCTGGTAGCCGCGGATGGTGGCCGCGGCGACGGCGCCCATGGGGTGGTGGTTGCTCTTGCAGTAGGCCACGGCCTCGGCGATCTCGCCCCGCCGGACCGACTGCAGCGCGTCGACGAGGGTCGCGTCGGCGTCGCCGGTGCGCTTGCGGAAGTAGATGAGCCGCTCGAGGGCGAAGCCCAGGGTGAACACGCTGCAGGCCAGGAGCACCATCAGGATGGGGCTCTCGGTCACGGCGCCGAGCCAATCGAATTCCACGAACATGTCTTCTCCTTCAGGTGGATCCCGCGCCGGTCGCACCGGCGCCCTTCCTACTGCAGTGCTGCGGCGATCTCCGCGGCCCGGCCGCTGGCGGCGGCCACCAGGTCCGGATCCGCGGCGTTGTTCATCAGGTCCCGGTAGCTGGCCAGGGCGTCCTCGTAGCGCTCGGCGTCCTCGTAGAGCACGGCGCAGCGCGCGACGGCCGAGAGGCGGAACGGATCCTCGGCCGGCCCGCCGCGGGACGCCAGGGCGTACGCCTCGATGGCCTTCTTCCGGTTGTCGGACTTCTCGAAGCATCCGCCCATGCGGTAGTACGTCTCGGCGTACAGGGCGGGGTCGGGCTTGGCCAGGATGGCCGCCCGGTAGGCCGCGATGGCGTCGGCCACCCGGCCGGCGCGGTCGTAGGTGTCGCCGAGCTGGAAGTTCACCTCGGCGACCCGCTCGTCGCGCGGGTAGGCGTCGCGGTAGGCCGTGAAGTGGCCCGCCGCCGCGTCCAGGTCGCCCTGCAGCCGCGTGCACAACCCGAGGTTGAACAGGGACGCCTTGGCGATCTCGGGTTCGGCGCCGGCCGCGAGCACGGCGGCGAAGCTCTCGGCCGCCGGCGCGTAGCGCTCGGACTGGAAGTGGTTCATGCCGAGGCGGAAGCGGGCCGCCGTCGAAAGGTCGCTCTCGCCGAAGAAGCCCAGGAACTGCTCG
It encodes the following:
- a CDS encoding biopolymer transporter ExbD; amino-acid sequence: MREPLVQSAPLLTRINVTPIIDVALVLVIILLVTAPMLSVADLEVDLPQARTRDLEETGYVAITVGSDGQVAVDDQVLDGPDQIAPVLRNRRALSATGELAVVVRADARMSHAEVRDILDAARSGGATRVGIATRQTEGSAP
- a CDS encoding biopolymer transporter ExbD — translated: MSRFRWNRTPQEDGPLAEVNMTPLIDVSLVLVIILLLATPLAFEASFELGRTSTARTEVSEAGLVPRVEVGILSDAEVRVNDLVVPVADLPATIAPLIALATDKQVAVRCADGVSHGTFVQVLDITKLSGAMGIAVARN
- a CDS encoding MotA/TolQ/ExbB proton channel family protein, with product MFVEFDWLGAVTESPILMVLLACSVFTLGFALERLIYFRKRTGDADATLVDALQSVRRGEIAEAVAYCKSNHHPMGAVAAATIRGYQSAPAETEEVMQVALSQQKLLLERNTGLLGTMAAIAPLIGLLGTVWGIMRAFHAMSAAGAASPSVVAAGVAEALVTTAAGLVIAVPAVMLYNHFNRRMNTMLTVAENHTRSLCVALREHDAGAAAEVAEVIRAAGAAGKAVARDVAVAVGS